Proteins from a genomic interval of Spea bombifrons isolate aSpeBom1 chromosome 4, aSpeBom1.2.pri, whole genome shotgun sequence:
- the SYCE2 gene encoding synaptonemal complex central element protein 2: MSANDFEAPGGPERSCSPSTSKQEGSGASSTQTTPRRPQSPSLFNQTSDLASSCSSSEGKSGNYFTALEATVDALQRRAQSLIDKINEGRSKDQAIMKNFNESLAMKVNELSQCLEDKMYNVYDHHNKQLQDRLQELPEIIERIGQLQDELKQVCQTVATVYKDLCVQPEI, from the exons ATGTCTGCCAATGACTTTGAAGCTCCAGGCGGGCCGGAGAGATCATGCAGTCCCAGTACTTCCAAACAGGAGGGTTCTGGGGCATCATCCACCCAGACGACACCCCG CAGGCCTCAGAGTCCTTCCCTTTTCAACCAGACATCAGATCTGGCTTCCAGCTGCAGCAGCTCCGAAGGAAAATCCGGCAACTATTTCACAGCCCTGGAAGCCACCGTGGACGCCCTGCAGAGGAGGGCACAGAGTCTGATCGACAAGATAAACGAAGGACGCAGCAAGGACCAGGCGATAATGAAAAACTTTAATGAGAGTCTCGCCATGAAG GTCAACGAGTTATCTCAGTGTCTGGAAGATAAAATGTACAATGTTTATGATCATCACAACAAGCAGTTGCAGGACAGGCTGCAGGAGCTGCCGGAAATCATAGAGAGGATCGGACAGCTGCAGGACGAGCTGAAACAAGTCTGTCAGACCGTAGCCACCGTCTACAAGGACCTGTGCGTGCAGCCAGAGATCTGA